In Enoplosus armatus isolate fEnoArm2 chromosome 20, fEnoArm2.hap1, whole genome shotgun sequence, the sequence CACACCTTGACTGCATTTGAAAGTTGTTTTTGCATCTTCAGAGGCAGAGTCAGTTTACTCAGCGTGTACGCCAGTAAGAGAtaatgcaacaaacacacacacccactgtaAAACTAGGGTCCAGCATCTTGGTTAATTATAGCTGACAACCACGATTTATGTTTAATCCCAGATCTGTTTACTAATCTTTGGGCGCACCACTCCATAAATCCATACACCGATGACAAAACTGTAGTATCCTGTAAAGTTAATGTTAGGATTTTTCTTTTGGGCGGGGGGGGTAACtcagcaaaaacatttcaatgcCAAACTCAGGTTAGGGCGGATGTGTCCATTTTCATTTCCGCGATATAGAATGACCTAATGTTATGTGTTGGATACATCATAAAAGGTGGCACATTCAcattgtaaatatgtatttgcaAACACCCACCAATAAATATAGCTGTTTAGGAGTTGTCGTAATTAATTCTAAatcaaaacagttaaataattaGACTGACTTTCCTGCAGCTAATTTAGCTAGCGTTAGCCAAGATAGCGCAACCTAGCTATAGCCTAGCGTTAGCACGTAGTCCGAAACTTAATGTGTGTAGCTAATGCCGTTAACCCAGCTATCTGTTTCCATGGTAGGACGGACACATCAATATTAGTGGCAGTCTAAATTCGATTTAAAGGAGTTTCGTGGTGAATTATCTGACAAAACTACTGTTTCTGGACAGAGTTAGCAATGCCATTCCCGCGCGCGGGCTGTGTTGCGGCCTAGCCAAACAAATCTGTCTTAAAGCGTTTATACTCACCAGGTAACTCGGAAATATCCCCGTCCATGTTGTGTATTCACAGCAGTTACATTACAGTTAGGGAAAACGATGTCAGCCACTCGACCGCAGCCAAACTAAATATTTAACGGTGCTTGTGTCCAGATACCGAAGTCACACAGGCGATCTTTGTGCGTCAACGGTTGCCCTGCGTTCCGTCCGGAATAACAATCCGACGAGAGGCTGCAAATCGGGGTTTGAAAAGTTCCGCATCttcgtttctctctcttccattaTGGATAGGTtatctgatatatatatatatataaataaaacattgccGTTTTTAGTTTTACCACAGTAAGTACATTTTTTagtttaaccctaacccaccacATACCAGTTTAGGTGTTTGAACATTAATAAAGAAGAGTCTAGCTTTAGTCTGGCGGTCACATATTCCGCTTTCCAGTTCCCCCTCTCCAAATCCTGGCTACCCAAGGTTCAGCTCTGCTCcactttataaaataaatgcatcGCGTTACccatttcctttaaaaaaaaaaaaaaactcacataaaacaaatgGTTTCAATGCATTTTAATCTTCCCTtcaataaacacataaacaatgGAATatacagttaaaaacaaaaaagaaagatgcaAATTCCATGCGTAAGGgaaaaaatattatatacagaaaaagaaatcatcaaACTGTTTAGTACGTGGATCATGCCGCAACTATTTGGCAATGCCCAATTAGGTGGATACACATTTTCTAAATATGTGAccttaagttttatttttatcattatcaacACTGCAGATGTATTCAAGATTTTTTTTGGACACGGTTAGAAATGAATTACAAAAAGCCGAAGACGGCTATAGTTAGATTTCGAGGCAAGTCATATTCTCTTGTTTTCACTTCGacattaaagtacattttctggtgatcactgtcaaaaaaacacaaattacactCAATACGACTGGTCCGTTTCATTATCAAAATTTGACTAGTCTAACGATTAAAAGAGTACTGTGCTGATTTGGCATTGCACTTCTATAACATAGCTGGACTTGGGATTGGACAGCCTTTAAATAAAACGGTTAAAGAACCTGGTACTCACAATTTCAACACTTCTGTGGGATGAAAAGTGATTCTCTACTTGTGAATTTTTAGCATGCCGCTGTTTAACTGAGCGTTAACTACCGTGCAGGGTTAATGTGCTACAAATGTATGTACAAGCTTTTTGTGCCTTTGCATGCTGTATAGCTTGGGGAAAGCCTTGCCGCAGATATGGCAGACAAATGGCTTCTCTCCTGAGTGTATTTTAGCATGTGCtctgagaaaacacatttttataaagCCCTTCCCACAGACTTCACATTTATGTGGCCTCTCTGTAGTATGATGTAAAAGGACATGCTTCTTCACTTCAGATGTTGACCTGAAGTTCTTGTCACAGCCAGGCATGGTGCACTTGAAAGGTCTCTCTCCCGTGTGGATTAATATGTGTCTCGTGATTGATGACGCGGAGACCATCTTTCCACAGTACGGGCACGGATGACGGAACAATTCATTATAGTGTTTGCTCCTCTGATGTTTTTTCAGGGCCCCTTTCTCCTTAAAGGTTTTCTCACACTCGGAGCAGGAATGCTTCTTCTCATTGCGAGACTCGCTGTGGATGAAATTCAAGTGCCGCAACAGGTTGGACTTCTGGGAGAAGGTCCTGCCGCACTCTGCGCACAGGTAGGGCTTCTCTCTCGTGTGGACTCTCTCATGGGAAATGAGATCTCCGTCGTTTTTGAATCTCAGGCCACACTGGGCGCACTGGAATGGCAGATGACCCGTGTGTTTCCACTCGTGCGCGATTAAAACGCGCAGCTTGGAGAAGGTTTTCGGACAGTGGTTGCATTCAAACGGCCTGCTGAGTTTGTGGACGTTTTCGCAATGCCTGAGCAAGGGCTTGAAAAGAACGAAGGTCTCCTCACAGCGGTTACACTGAAACGGGGTGTGAGAAGCCGCGTGCCTCTCCACCGTCGCCGCGTCTCGCAACACCTTCCTGCACACCTTGCAGTAGAGCTCGTTGTGGGTCAGGTTGTGCCTTTCCAGTGAGACTTTGTACCTGAACGCCTCTttgcatttgtcacatttgtaaAGATCCTTGGCCTCGTCCGGCTTCTCCGGATCTACCTGCTGCCTACTGTACTCAAAGCAGGTTCTATTCAAGTGCAGCTTCAAAGATGAGAAGAGCTTAAACCTGCTGTCGCATCGGGGGCACGCGTAATCACCGGTGGGAAAGTGGGTCTTCATGTGAGCACTCAGGCTTGTATTCACATGCTCCCGGCAGATAAAGCATTGGACTTCACGAGTCTTTTTCGGAGTGCTTGCTTTGATGTCCAAGATGCCCTGCTTTCTGCTGGCAGCTGTTACTATTTTAGGACCCATGAAGAAACGGTCCTCATTAAAGAAGCTAAACAATAAATCATCTTCtgtactactgctactactactggCCGGAGTCACAAAGGAATAATCATCACCTGTGTAGTTAGACCATGAATCGGAAAAACTGGAACTGCTACTCTTAGTCTTAAGGAAAGAGCCCTCATTTGAGTAGTAAGACCATGAGTCATCTTCACTGCAACTATTGACCGGAGCCATATACGAGTGTTTGCTGAAGCTGCTTGAGTCCTCATTGTCAGAGACATCCGAAAGAGCCCTAGTGGAGGGTTTGGCTTTATTAGAAGCTGATTTGTAGGCCTCTTCATGAAaacctcttttctcttccaacAGAATCTTCTCCAGCCTCAGGCCTCTGTTTCGTCTAACGGGTCGAGACTGCGCAGACAGCGGCACCTCCAGTCTTTTCAGCTGAACACGGCATTGTTTTAGAAGGCAGGACGCATCCACCATTTTACTTCGAAGAAGGCCTACGCTTTCCTCGTGCCCCCTAATTTCTTTCAAAAGCAGCGTTGTCCCACTTCCTCCAGGAGTCCAATTTATTTCTTCAACATTTATCTCACATCCCCTcgcctctgtgtctgtttttatctgtacTGTGCGAGGCAAACTTAAAGATTCCTTCTCCAAAGCTGGTGTACATGATAGCACATTATCCAAGGCTTGTGGTTGTGTGTTATCTGTCGCAGTTCTTTCTATAGAGGGAAGTTTGAGAGCTGAAATAATGTAGGCACCATCCACGGAATCAtctaaaaaagacagaaaatacaacaaattaGTGGAAAAGACTAAACCTTGACACCCAATGTTAAGTGTCATtcattattcaaacaaaatgctaaatgaaCTCTCGCTCTACAAGCGTAACAAGCTCATACACAGTACTAACATATTATCACCCAATGTAGTTGCTGTGGCACATGCGTTAGCAGACACGTAGCAACACCAGCATTCATTTGAGGCGTTTATGCCTGCCTAACGAATGCAAGTCCAGTGTTCACGTTGGTTTTAGCTCTATTTTGGGTCTCCACCACAACCTGAATGCAGATCTTTTgttgctaaatgcttcactatgttcaccagctagctgctagctaactgtgtctgtgtgctgggCAGGTGACATAGACTGAAACGCTCTGGACTCTGTTGGTCAGATGTCATCTTGGACTCTGGAAAGTTGTGACTGGCATTTATTCACTATTTGTGACGTTTAAAACACTAAAGATTTATCActgaattgaaaaaataattagcAGATTCATTGgtaatgaaagtaatcgttAGGTGCAGCCCTTATGTAGTCtttttgtatatgtatgtacagtttGACTGAACTATGACCGTAGAAGAGTCCTTATTTATACCTCCCAGTCCATAAAAAGGTGTAAAAACTGCTGTTTGTAGATTGTCAGATTGGAATGTCTTGTCAATGGAATTGCtccagtttaaaatgtttcaacttaAGAAAAATGTGGTTAGCCTTGGTTATCTTATCCTAAGGTAAACCAGCTTCAGGCTACTCCACGAATGCGCTCTTGTATCGCGACGTATTGTGCTATGATATGTTATTACACGCCTAATGGATACCCATCACACGTCCCTGCACCACGGCAAAGTTTTAAGACAGGTTGAGTGGTGACGTTCCCTCAAAACGGACACTGGTAAGGAAAAGGCAAAATTAGAATGACAAACCAACTAAACCCATGAGTTGTTGAAAGAAATGAGTAACTATAAAGGCATGCCATTGTGATCCAGCTGGCTGAGGTCTTTTTGATACAGCAACAGGGTTTTGAGCTCCTCAGTTTGAGACACAGAGTCCATGCATTCCCCCAGAACTGAAGACACTTTACCAAACAAGGAGGCAacctgggggggaaaaaaaaaaacacaaaaaggttaAAGAAATGTACCTCTATAAAAAGAGCTGACTTAAAGGGATATCAAATTGACCTTAAATCCTTGTAACATTTTATGTCCATTCTTTATGTACCTGTTGGAAAGTTTGAAAAGGGAGAAACTTTTCAAGTCTGGACAGGAATGTCCACATCAAGGTGTGAAGAGCTTCATCATACATGGGACCAAACTCTTCAGGGAAAACTTCCTGAAAGACATGTAGTATATTATATTTAGCTGAAGACTACGATGACTGACGTCgttacagaatcagaaatacggGATTTCACTTAAATAGTGAATCCAAACAACCTGTCTGctcttctgattctgattgatcTTCTTTGATACATGCGTTCATTGCATCTTATATATTGATCAGTTGATCAGCATTGATAAACAGAACAAATTCAAGGCGTGACAATGACACTGACCTGAAAGAAGTGTTCCCTTTCGTCAGGATTTTTCAGCAAGTTCTTGACTAGATCCACGAAGGTGGAGGGTGGCACTTCGGCGTTTGCAGCACCAGCCTGAATAACATGAGGTGAGCGTTGTAAGGAAACGAGCGGATTACACAGATCGCTGTCAAACATGCGGTTATGTTTAAAAGGGACCTATTTGAAAGTAACAACACTTCAAACTCGCCTCTGTCACCCATGCCTCCATGAGCCTTTGCACTCTGTCCAGGTGGGGCTGAATAAGCTCCAAGTCAGCGGCCGCTTCAAACTGACAGAAGTCCAGAATCAGCTGAAACCACAAAGCAACAGCGTTTCATAACCACGGTGGCAGAAAACACTTCCAAAAATCTAACTTAGCACAGTTGGCTGCAACAGtaaacatttctgtaactttgtTGATAAGCTTTACAGGCATTACTACATTCATATCTATTTTTATTAAACCAGTGTCATATTCCTGGCCACTGTAAAATTAACACTTTCTTATTATAGTCACTATGTGTagaagtaaaataataaaaaaataatatttaatattacagatattaaatatttaaagatgTTCTAAAATTTCCCCAGTGGtggcgtaaaaaaaaaaagacactgtgttAAGAGTCCACAGTCACTGCAGTTACTATATGGTAATTATTAGTGGTTAATAATTGACTACCGCTCCTCCTCACCCGTGCTCTGAGGCCCAGGACAAGTTGGGCCCTCTGGTGAGTGGTGAGCAAGTCCGGAACAATGtctgtaaccatggaaacaaacTCCTCAAGCATCCCATAATCGGCCACAGCTTTCTGTTGGACGGTCTGCCAGACGGCTGCTGAGACCAGCCGAATTGGCGGGACCAGGAGTCGCAGGGcggagaggggaagagaagcACCTGAGTGTAAACAGAAGTGGGTTATCTTAGCACCAAAGTTCTTCTTGAATTACTTTAAATTCAtcgtatttttacttttttttttagctcccAACTTTAACAGACACCGGGATCAGCTGCAGCAATTTATAAACACATTATCAGATGCCCcaagtgaaaccagaacttcCAGGGTCTGTTCCTGAAGTAAGAAAACCGgattcaaaatcccattgacatttgtaacaaCCCTAATAACTAAAGGTCCAGCTTTGGCACAGAGCCTTTGCTTCACGTGTTTAGAGAAGGGGCagcagtttaaaaaataaaaaaatctaatatcattgtttattcttattcttatataaatatttgtg encodes:
- the LOC139303686 gene encoding uncharacterized protein, with the protein product MEGASLPLSALRLLVPPIRLVSAAVWQTVQQKAVADYGMLEEFVSMVTDIVPDLLTTHQRAQLVLGLRARLILDFCQFEAAADLELIQPHLDRVQRLMEAWVTEAGAANAEVPPSTFVDLVKNLLKNPDEREHFFQEVFPEEFGPMYDEALHTLMWTFLSRLEKFLPFQTFQQVASLFGKVSSVLGECMDSVSQTEELKTLLLYQKDLSQLDHNDDSVDGAYIISALKLPSIERTATDNTQPQALDNVLSCTPALEKESLSLPRTVQIKTDTEARGCEINVEEINWTPGGSGTTLLLKEIRGHEESVGLLRSKMVDASCLLKQCRVQLKRLEVPLSAQSRPVRRNRGLRLEKILLEEKRGFHEEAYKSASNKAKPSTRALSDVSDNEDSSSFSKHSYMAPVNSCSEDDSWSYYSNEGSFLKTKSSSSSFSDSWSNYTGDDYSFVTPASSSSSSTEDDLLFSFFNEDRFFMGPKIVTAASRKQGILDIKASTPKKTREVQCFICREHVNTSLSAHMKTHFPTGDYACPRCDSRFKLFSSLKLHLNRTCFEYSRQQVDPEKPDEAKDLYKCDKCKEAFRYKVSLERHNLTHNELYCKVCRKVLRDAATVERHAASHTPFQCNRCEETFVLFKPLLRHCENVHKLSRPFECNHCPKTFSKLRVLIAHEWKHTGHLPFQCAQCGLRFKNDGDLISHERVHTREKPYLCAECGRTFSQKSNLLRHLNFIHSESRNEKKHSCSECEKTFKEKGALKKHQRSKHYNELFRHPCPYCGKMVSASSITRHILIHTGERPFKCTMPGCDKNFRSTSEVKKHVLLHHTTERPHKCEVCGKGFIKMCFLRAHAKIHSGEKPFVCHICGKAFPKLYSMQRHKKLVHTFVAH